ATGAGAAGCGGATGATACAGATGACACTCATTACGGTTACGTTATCACggctcctcccccccccccccccccccccgttccTATTATCAATCAATCCCGATAAGCTCGCTCCCATAGGCACAGCGATATCTGCCGCGCTCGTGCCCCACTCCATCCCGGGCGAGCTGCACTGACCTTCGCGCAACACGATCTCCCGAAAAACGTCAAACGTGCAGGTGTTCCAGCTCGCGCACTGCGGGCATGGTTGTTTGGAGTACGGGTTATCGGCATGACGAACGCAAAACTGCGCTCGCCACGGTCGGTTCGATTCTGCGGCGGCGGGGGGAATCGAAATTGTCGACCGGTGAGATGGCGGAATTATGAAACTCGAAGTCACACGACGTCGGACGCGATGCGGCCTGCAATCGCATCCGCTGAGACATCTCGATGTCGAAAGGCTTGGCGCACGAGAAGATGGCTCACGGTCGCATCAGCAGGCAGCTACCGCTACCGTCAACTATCAATCGTCCATTGAGGGCCGCCGTGATTAAAACTTCCGGCGGAAGAACGTCGAGCTGCGTTATCTATATGTCGAATTTCACCTCTTCCACTATCTTGCATATCGTCGCCGCTTTTTTTGCAACGAAATGAACCGATGAGTAATCTCTAGTTCGCCCTATCTAAGCACCTTTTGGGGCAGGCTGCTTAGGGTAAGCTTCGCGTTCATTCGAACCACTGTGCGCGATACGTGAGCTCGTACAGGGAGTCCCAGTAGTGCTTGAGGCGTACCCTGCTCAGGACGCACGAGCTCGAGACGTAGTGTTTTCGCGTAAGTTCAACGACGTGCGTTTACCATATAGGGCAGGATTTCCGTGGAGTCGCAAGGAGTCGCGATGCGAGGCGTTTCTTCTCGGTGCAATTGATTCAGCTATTTACATTCGGCAGCCTCGGAGCTGTCGGCGAACACCATCTCGTGAATTAAGTCACCGGACCGCCCTTATTACCGGGGTGACTTTGACGCCAATGCCCTGATTCTAGGCGTTGGATCGAACTGATCTATattcggttgtttgttttttttggttttttgggtACCCCGTCCCCGTCGGCCATAGCACAGCCGGCGGGCCTGCCACCCTTAGGATGGGTGGATGAAGTGACGAGATCGAAAAAACGGGTCTTCTTTGCCTTCCAGCCTTCATCCGGCAAATATAATTCATTTGGTTCTGATTTGTTGTTGCCTCCATCCTTGTTCTCGTCGGTTTTCTCGTGCCTTTCCACGCCGCGGTTCGTGTTTTAATTTCTGCCTCCTCTCCCCTACTGGGGATTGCCCCATTCGTCGTAACCTCAGCCTTCAACAAGGCTACTGGATGGTTAAAGTACAAATTTTGGTTTCTCCTACACACAACACCTCCTACCGCGCAGGAACGTACGGACGTGGCGGAACGGAAACGCCCGGGCGGGAGTCGATCGAGGAACAGGGAGACGCGTCGAGTTtcgttgctgctgctaccaTTTGCCGGACGTACGCTGTCCGGTCCGGACATACAGCAGAGAGTCTACGTTTGGGAGTGCGCGTGGTTCAAGCAATCAGTCGAGTCGACAAGCCCGAACGCGATGGAGTTGAACGCCTTGTCGAGCTGGATGGAGCAACAGTTGCGCGTGCTGCCGGGAATGGCGACCAATGGGACGCTCGAGGAGCTGCTCCTGGACACACTGATCGAGTGGCCCTGGACGCCGGCATTCTGGCTCGGTGCGCTGGCGCTCACCGTCTGCTACGGTCTCTACCTGTTCTACTACCACGCGATGGTTTGGAAGCGCGTAAGTTTCGAGGTCGTCACCTCACGGCTCCATTTCTGCGCGCCAGTCAGCCGCTCAACCAATCCTTTCCTCAATCAAATCATCAGGACCTCACCGAGATCGGCTACAATCATATCCTGGACGCGGCCCGCATTGGCAAGAGCGACCGGAAGCGTGTCGACATCGTGAACCGGGCGCGTCGACAGCGCAAGATCGGGTCCCGGCTGCCGCCACCCTACCCGAACGGCTGGTTCTCGGTGCTGGAGTCGGAGGAGCTAGCGCCGGGCGAGGCGAAGAGCGTCGACTGCCTCGGCCAGAACCTGGTCGTCTTTCGGACGCACACCGGCGAGGTGAACGTGCTCGATGCGTACTGTCCGCATCTGGGCGCTAACCTGGGCGTCGGTGGAATCGTCCGAGGCGACTGCATCGAGTGTCCGTTCCACCACTGGACGTTCAGTGGACGCGACGGGCAGTGCACCAACATCCCGTACAGCCGGTCGGGGACGGTGCCGAAGGTGGCCAAGCTGCGCAAGTGGGTGTCGCGTGAGGTGAACGGGTTCATCTTCGTTTGGCACCACGTCGACGCCGATGCCGAGCCGTGGTCGTTCAACGTGGTGCAGGAGATCGAGGACGGCCGGTGGGTGTACTACGGCAAGAACGACTTCCTGGTGAACTGCCACATCCAGGACGTGCCGGAGAACGGCGCCGACGTGGCCCATCTGGCCGCCGTGCACGGACCCAACATGCTGTCCGGCAGCGACATCCGCTACTCGCGCGCCGCCTGGGCCGACTTTGGCATGCACTCGTGGCTCGCCAGGTAGGTAGTGCGTACTCAGCACCGTGGCGCTAAGTCGACTAACCCTCTAACTAACTTTCTCACGCCCTGGCTAGCTGGAAAGCACCCGAGGATGGTGAGGCGTCGCACGTCGCCACCATGGACCTGGTGCACTCCTTCCGAATCTTCAACAAACTCGAGGTCGGCAAGATCGACGTCCGCGCGTTCCAGATTGGGCCCGGGTACGTGCAGCTCATGATGAACCACGGCATGGGACCGTTCGTGGTGCTCCAGACGGTAACACCGATCGAGCCGCTCGTGCAGAGAGTCATTCACCGCTTCTACGCACCGCGCAACGCGTGGAATGCCATCTTCCAGAAGTTTGCCATCTGGGCCGAGAGTGTCATGGTGGGTTCTGGTTTGCTGTCTACGCCAAGCATCTCCTTTCACCTGTAACCCTTACCCTCTTGCAGTTCGAGCGGGACATGATGGTGTGGAACCACAAGCAGTTCATCGACAACCCACTGCTGATCAAGGAGGACCGTCTCATCAAAGCGTACCGGAAGTGGTACAGTCAGTTCTACTCCGAAAACAGCGTCAGCTTCGTGATGGCCAAAGAAAAACTCGACTGGTGAAAACCCACATTCCCGGGCAGCCTACTGCCATGCATCCTCGCGTTGACGTTACCTTTGAGGGCTGTTTGGTGATGTAAGTCCATGCTGAAGATTCGAACGTATACCATTCGGTGGCAAGACACCCGTTATGTACTTATATTACACTTCCAAGTGTTGAATCTTGCTCTATTTCTACGACCTTACACACTGCTTGTTTGGTCGTACGCTTCTAAACAGTAAACTTTAACTATATGTCATAAGCTTAGGTTAATCGAAATCGGGAATAAACCACAATCATAACTAAACTTGACGTCACCAGTAAACAGGAAATAGTTACATCTGAAATCGTTTCCAAATCGTTTGTAGCGCCACAATAACGCATGATTGTTATCTAAACAAATCGCCTATCGGTGTTGTGTATGAGTTTAGCACGTGCAGTTTCAAACGGGAGATAAATGATGATATTTCCAAACGAAAATCTATCCAATCCGGTGTAACAGGAAGCAAACGTTGGATTTTCAATCAGGCATTGTTTAATAAAGTaaagattttgaaatattgatTGTCCATTGTACATTGAGTGGCCTTCAATTTGTGTTGAGATAGTGCACCCTCGGAAGACCGAACACATATCAAACATGGGAAGTATgttgaacgaaaacaaaggtGATGTACTATAGGATACAAGCGCTTAGCTATCGGGAGTTCCTTCTTCTGCCTAACTGGGATTCAAGAGTCAGAAAAATCCCAGCTGTCACACATCTGAGTCAATCCAACgaaccacgagttcttgtgatCTGATAAACGAAAGGagttatccctcccgtgggcGGCGGGtagacatatggctattacagccggtcctaaaggacgagccgcTTCATATGAGTTCGGatagagtcggtacgcctctgattacgagtaagggaacaaattgttcgacttagcgtaggaggatataccccgactcgcataatAGAAGTAGAAGAAGGACAAAGTTCCTTTCTTCACCCATTTCCGGCTTATCTTTTGTTCGTGAAGAAGCATTATTACTCCACAATACTCACTAAGCATTAGGTAGAAATGCTAGAACGAACATATTTCACATCTTCATGAGCAACAACTCTTTCAAACTAAAGTTTACAACCTAAAAAATAGACACTTGttcacaaaaaaatgtttaccagCGATCAAACACATGTACCACGCAGATAATTTAAATTCGGTGTACTTTGTTTACAATTTCTAtgagaataaaaatataaaactccTGCGCAATAATCGTTTTATTGTCGCCCACTTTTAATGGTATTTCAGCAAGGAGCAGTTTAGTAACGGTCGTTTCATATGACCCACGGATTGTAACTGGTTACACCATGTAACGCGTGAAACGTTTCACCCGGTTTCGGAAATATGTCATCCGTGGACAGATGGCAACGTACAGCTCGCACAAGTGTcaacgaaagcgaaaacacACAAGGTGCATACGCCAAACACAAGAAGGGAAACGGGAACGTCATTGTTGTTCTCTAGTTCGTAAACAAAGATCAGCCAGCAGCCTGCCTTATCGTTTCTCTTGATCCACCCCGGGGCGAATCACCAATCAGCGAATCACAGCGTTCGAGGGCGAGCGGGGTAGCCTAGCCAGGTAGGTCGGCGAACGGTGGTCGCCTTGGAATGCCCCATCTGTTTGAGGTGGCGGGCGGTAGATAAGATAGTGCATAATAGAACAATTGTTGAGGGTAATCCATCACATCAGCAAGTGGCTGTAAAGGCGGGCCTGGTGACGGGAAGATACAACCGTTGGGCCCCCGATGAGCAGCGAGTGCTCGTCAACAGGGCGTATCAGCCTGTAGTTTGCCCCGTGCCACCCGCTATGACTGATCGCAGTGCGCTACCTTTGTCTTCTCCCCTTTCCGGTGGTTCTGGCGAGCCAGCGAGCATCATGAAACCGACCGGTAATGTGCTGGTCGCGCTGCGAAACCTGATGAAGAGCCTGCCCAACAACCTCGGCTCGATCAGCGCGTACATCATCCCGTCGAACGATGCGCACCAGAGTGAGTATTTGGCCGCGTGCGACGAGCGGCGCGCGTTCGTGTCCGGGTTCGATGGTAGCGCGGGCACGGCGGTGGTGACGGAGCAGGAGGCCCTGCTGTGGACGGACGGGCGCTACTACCAGCAGGCCACCAACCAGATGGACGCCAATTGGACGCTGATGAAGGACGGCCTGCCCACCACGCCGTCGATCGACGCCTGGCTCGCCAAGACGCTCCAGCCCGGCTCGAAGGTGGGCGTCGATGCGAACCTCATCACGGCCGCCGCCTGGACCGGCCTGCAGTCGTCGCTGCGGACTGCCGGCTGCACCCTGCTGCCCGTTGCGCCCAACCTGGTCGACCTGCTGTGGACGGAGCGACCGGCCGTACCGCACAACCCGCTGCTGCCGCTGGCAACCTCCCGGACCGGCTGCACCGTGGCCGACAAGCTGGCGATCGTGCGCGAGAAGATGGCCGACAGGCGAGCCTCGGTGCTGGTGGTGAGCGCGCTGGACGAGATCGCCTACCTGCTCAATCTGCGCGGCAGCGACATCGACTACAATCCCGTCTTCTTCTCGTACGTCATCGTCACGCCCGACGCGCTCCATCTGTTTATCGATGCCGCGCAGATGCACCCGGCGGTGGAGGAGCACTTCCGCGCCAACGGCGTGTCGGTGGACGTGCGGCCGTACGCGGACGTGCAGACGATGCTGGCGCGGCTGGCCGAGCCCACGCCGGACGGTGCGCCGCTCGTGTGGATCAGCTCCGGCTCGAGCTACGCGCTGGCCGCGCTCGTACCCGAGGAGCGCCGGCTGAACGACATCACGCCCATCAACCTCATGAAGGCGGTCAAGAACGACACGGAGGCGGCCGGCATGATCGCGTGTCACATCCGCGACGGTGTCGCTCTCTGCCAATACTTTGCGTGGCTCGAGCGATGCATCCGCGACGGCACGCCGGTGGACGAGATCAGCGGGGCCGACCACCTGGAGCAGCTCCGCAGCCGGCAGGCGGACTACAAGGGGCTCAGCTTCACGACGATCAGCGCGTCCGGCCCGAACGGTTCCATCATCCACTATCATCCGCTGCCGGAAACGAACCGCCCGATCACCGACCACGAGCTCTACCTTTGCGACTCCGGCGCTCAGTATCTGTACGTTCTCTGTGTGTGACCTTTGCCCGTGTTGGTCTCTGCTCAATTTCGTGCCcccttctttttccttcttccagcGATGGCACGACGGACGTCACGCGCACGCTGCACTTCGGAAAGCCCACCGCGGAGGAGATTCGCGCGTTCACGCACGTGCTCAAGGGCCAGATTGCGCTCGGGACGGCCGTGTTTCCGCGCAAGACCAAGGGCCAGTTTCTGGACACGATCGCCCGCAAGGCGCTGTGGGATTTCGGGCTCGACTACGGTCACGGAACCGGTCACGGCATCGGCCACTTCCTGAACGTGCACGAGGGCCCGATGGGCATCGGCGTCCGGCTGATGCCGAACGATCCCGGTTTGGAGGAGAACATGTTCCTCTCGAACGGTGCGTGGGAGATGACGAACGCCTGAATCACACACAATGACACAcaccatctctctctctcgcttgcAGAACCCGGCTACTACAAGCGCGACCAGTTCGGCATCCGCATCGAGGACATCGTGCAGGTGGTGACGGCCAACGTCGGTACCAACTTCGATGGGCGCGGCGCGCTCACGTTCCGCACCATCACCATGTGCCCGATTCAGACGCGCCTGATCGACGTGAGCCTGCTGACGGCTAAGGAGCGCGACCAGCTGAACGCCTACCATCGGATCGTGCGCGAAACGCTGACGCCGCTGCTGCGCGACCTGCAAGACACCGAAACGCTGGCCTGGCTGGAACGGGAAACGGCGGCCATCTAGCGCCCGCAACCCTAGAgcgattttccactttttctagctttttgttttgtaccgGCACCGGCGTAACCCGGGGCCCGTTTTCgatcatttttcctcccagAAGGTTTGGTCGACTCATCCTTCTGCGTGCGTCAGTTCTCTCGTGGAAAAGTTAATGCTATCCTGGTGGTGAACACCACTTTCTGCGCCATTTcgaaaaatcgaacaaaagaaagaaatgtttGTATGAACCAAAATAGACAAGAAAAAGCATAACACCAAACTGAAGTGTACGGATTTTAAACTAGTTGGGAGAGAACTGTTATCCTTTTATGCTTGTCAATATCATTTGCATTCTTCATTAACAAATTGATATTCATGTCAAGAATCATTTGATTGTGTGAGATGAAACTTCCTTTTTCAGGTATCGATATTGGTTGGAAAGCTACAACTTATGACAAGTGAAGGCGCTTTTCCACTTCCTCATTGGTTTTCAGTGTTTCGTGTGGTCGTTCTACAATAGGAATAACAAATAAGCTGTTgattagagaaacattttcaCGACATTCAGTTaggtacaaaataaaacaccgatGACGAGTAATGGATTTGATGAGTGTATTGATTTAACCGGCCTGTTTTTTTAGCGTTCGAATGTGGCATATTTCGAATCGCTCGGGGCATATTTCacagcatttttatttgtaacggtttgttttttagcGAGTATCTCGTTTGCGAGCCGATCTAAGCCGCCAAATTGGCTAATGGGTGGAGGACAAACCGAGGCCGCTTTCCGTCGCCGGCGTGTCGATGCGTTCGTCGCGGAACGCGAGCGCGGTCACTGCCTTCGAGTGGCCATTGTACTCCCGTTCGATCGTTTTGGTGTCGATGCGCCAGAGTCGCGGCGTGTGGTCCGATGAAGCTGGAAAGAAACAGGGGAGATGAGTAAGTGCGTGGTGCGGTTGAGAGTTTTCCCGCTTACCCGTAAAGAGGTACTTCGAGTCGTTGTTAAAGATGGCGTCCCACATCCAGAAGCGCTCGATGCGCAGTTCGGCGTGGAGTGCCCAGGTGTCGGTGCGGTAGATGCGGGCCGTGCTGCCGCCGGAGCACGTCACCAGCATGCTCGAGTCGGGGCTGAAGCGGCACCGCAGGCCGTACTTCTCGTGTGCCGGGATCTTCAGCTTCGCTTCCGGTCGCGTCAGCTGCGTGTCCGCCTCGCCGACCCCGCCAGCGCTCGAGCTGCTGAGTGTCCAGACGAAGCAGTTGCCCTTGTTGTTGACCGCGGCCATGTACGTGCCGTTCGGGCTGACCGCCACGTCCTGGATCGAGCACTCCACCTCCGGCAGCAGGTGATCGTGCTGGTCGGACTTGACGTCCCACAGGTAGATGCCGCCGCCCTGGTGCGCCATCAGCAGCTCGACCTGGTTCGGCAGCAGGCAGACCGCATTCACCGGGCTCTGGCAGTCGAAGATGCGCTTGCAGGACGGGTTCGGGGAGCTCATGTCCCAGATGCGCACCTTCCCATCCTCGCCACCGGTGTACATCCACTTGCCGTCCTCCTGGAAACCGACGCTGGTCACGTTTTTCGTCACCCCTTCAAAGTTCACGATCGGGTAGTTGGAGTGCAGATCGTACAGCCGGATGTGCTGGTAGCCGCAGGCGGCCAGCATGTTGCGCTTCGGTGAAATGTCGATCGAGTTCACTTGCTGCAAAGGAAGGGAAGGGCAAACATTAAACCCATGTGTCAGTATCACCCACCGCCAGCTACCTACCGAGTCCGTGTGCTGCATGGTTCGAAGGCAGACGCCGGAGTACGGCTGCCATACTCGTATTGTGTGGTCGTAGCCTCCGCTCACCAGCAGCGGTTCGTTCAACGCATCCGTCGCCATGCCTTCCGTCAACGGATCGTTTTCCTGTGCTTTATTGGGTTCGAAACAGAACCCCGCCACGGGAACCAGATGCTGTACGCAGATTGGACATCACCAAGCAAGATCAAATCGTTAGCGTTCGCACAATTCGCGTACGGGATTTAAAACTTACCTCTCCGTTGAAGTCCTGTTCGTTCACTATTGCACCGAAAGTTGTTGAAGTTGCAAATCTGTTTTAAAcaccacaaaacaaacaacaaatcgcCGCTACCAGAAACAAACGCAATCAACGCAAAGTGTCACTCGAGTGCGCTAGAAAACATGCAGGTCGTAGCCGGTGGCCAACTGTCGCTTATATACACGAGGGTTATAGCAATATATACCAGCTTCCGACCAGTTTACATTTATCGTTCTTGCCTAATGCCACTAGAGGGCGCTGCTGAGCGGTCCTTCGGTAGCATACACCGGATTTCGGTAggattttaatattaaatacgCATAAGGATGGGTGTTTGGTCCTTGCGCCCACTTTGGAAACCACATCCTTCCCCTGCCGCCCCCCGGTTCACCAACAAACATGTTCAAATACGTTCCAAGTTTAATCATTCAGCCGAGACGCAGACAAGTTGGGTGCAAGGGGAAAATTGCATACAAAGGGCTTGTTTCGGTAATAATCGTTCCGGAAGACTCCTACAAACCCCGCCAAGAGTCCAGCCGGAAGTCACGTGTagaagtggaaaacaaaaaaaaatcaattacgCAAAGCATATGTGAGTCTACGCAAGAAGAATAtatattttcctttaaaaagATGTTGCTCGCATGTGCCGCTGCCTTGATCAATGTTTCTCTGTCACtattccattttccttccatttgcaCCCCTAGCTACATCCACCTCCAGCTTCACCTGTTCACCACATTTGAGAGCCGTCTAACGCCACGTGGTACCTGAACGTCTGTCTGCTATCCTTCCGCTCAAACTGTTCCACTTTGTTCATGGGTGTTCCGTAGGGTTCAGTGTAATGATCGATTTTCTCAGCCCTGCCCTCGTCTCTGTTTCGTATTTATTCTGTCTGTGTTTTGGCGTTCTATTTTAAGCTCCTAATATATGGATTTTGATTGCACGCGCTTGGCGTtccatgtttctttttgtggtgcttgtttttcgttatttcttgtttgtttttaaaatgttaacatATTCAGTCTTCTTTGGTTAGTGGTAACGGAAAGGAAATCAGCTTCAATCGCTCCCTGGTGCCGTATGCTGCGCCTcttttactttcgttttttACTTTCCCACCCTGGTGCACAACGTTCCTTCCTGTTGCTGTTTTTacctttgaagttgtttttttttttatttttttgacacTTTGATATCAGTGATCTCAACTTTTCTCCTTTAACTACTACGCTTTCATTGCTCGAACGTCCCTGCGTTCGATCAGCTTACTTTCTCCGTCCATTTCCACCCTTGGCACTTTTGCTGTAGAACCCGTTCGAAACGCTTTTCCAGATTTTGTCAATTTcgtgttttgattttgagagTTTCGTGTCGGTAAGCAAACGGTCTGCTGATTCTGGGAGCTCCCTACCGGTGTCCTGTTTAATGCGTCCAGCGATTAATGGCACCGGATATCAAGGGAAGACATCCCGGAGCTTGCGACGCTGAGAAACAGCTGCATATGAACCACTTTAACCACTTTTTTTAACCTAAACTGACTTTTTGACGAGAAAAGTAAGTGTGATAGCAATAACACGTCGTTGTGTAGTGCCTTAGATTGTCATGTCGCGGATGTGACACCATCTAATCCAAAGTGATTACTATCCCACCTTGGTCTACTCTGCAGTTTGACCACTAAGCAAACTACTGTCATTAAAAACTGAAAAGCAAAATGTTGGGCTGCTTTATACCTGCCGactaataaaaaaacagacaAAGCAATAGCAAAATAGAAGCAGTAATTACTGATGCCAATCGTAAACGAAATAGTTGCATAAATAGGGACAGTAAGTGAAAACCATCCGCAAACGGTTAAATAGATGGCCTACAACGTATGATATATATAATAATACTTACAACACTACATTAAACATAGTAAACGTAGCTGTAACAGTATCGAAAGTCGTTAGTATAAGAAGCTGAACGCCTTCCGGTTGCCGCTTGTTAGTCGCCCTGTTCGTCTCCCGCACGAATGGCCAGTTGCTCCCACCTtcacgtgtttgtttttgttcactGCTGTAGCTCAAATGACAAAGGTTTGTGCAAATTATTGCAGCTATCGAACTCACTCCGATGTGGTTTGTTCCCATAAACTGTGCGCGATGCTTGACTAGAGATCGGTTTGTGTCTTTCGAGGgttcttttttccaatttttcaccTGTTTGGTTTTATGTTCTTGCTGTGTTCTCTTTCCGGAAACTTTCGGTGTTTGTTAATTATTTAGAGTGCTTGTATTATTGCTTCCTTACTACACTTGACAACTCCCGCCTTCAATCGCTTCTTCCGTTCTTGTTCTTCCGAATGCAAAAGACAACTCTTGCAAAACAATGAACGGGACAGTTTGTTCGATAGAGCTTTTGATTGATTATCTGATTttcactacaaaaaaaaaaaaacaattcctaAACGTAAAACGCGGATGCGATTATTGTATCTTCACCGATCAGTACTTTATTGGTATTTggcattttcataattttgtcGTTTCCTCATATTCATACATACAGGATTTCTTGAAGGGTGTTCATCTCccttgtttgttgcttttagTGTTTACATCGAACTAGCACTGAACAGCAGTAACACGGAATTAAAACACAATATGACCAGCATTCGCGAGGATAATTTGAAAACGATTCTGTTTGTTAGTTTCGATGGaagatggttttgttttttgctgggCCGGGATTTGGAACAACCGAAATGCCGAATGTTGGCTCTCGGCTCGGCTGCGAATGTTCATTCCGGGCGCCTTAAACTTGCAGAAACATCCTAGAACGATCCTTTCAATCCATAGTAAGCTAGCAGTAAGGCCCCTctaccctctctctctctccccctcccAACATTCTTCATCTCTTCTCCAAACCCCAACGGCATTCCGTAGCATTCGAAATGTTAACCGCAGCGTTTCGCCAAGCAATGTTTCCTCTAGACGTAATGTCGACATTTGATCTCTGACAAACGTATTCCTATGTGagagcgtgtgtttgtgtgtgtgggtgtgtgtatgtatgtgtagtgtatgtgtgtgtgtgtcagtgtgtttgtgttgttatttttctccttctttgtCTCTTGGCCGCATCTCatcttcaccttttttttctctactccTCTACTTTAGACGCAAGCAAAAAGTGAactacgaaaaaataaaacaatttatggAACTAAAGGCTATTATTCCTGTAATGGTTGATTGTTTATTCTATTTCCCTCAttacttgtgttttttttcatgtttcatctcGTTTTTCATTGAACGTACGGTCAaaggacagaaaaaaaactattcatTAAATGCGAACCACTTGTCCTAGCCTAGGTTCTTTTcatccctctttctctctctttctctctctctctctctctctctctctctctctctctatcccAGTCAGTTGCTCACTTTACAGGGTTTTGCTCTCTACTTCCTTCATACAATTGTAAAAACACTAAAATTGTTCGTTCGCACGTCGTTTGGACCCTTATTAAAGCACGTCACCGTCAATCTGTACTATAAAGTATGCATTTCATTTCCAGTAAACCTTTTACAaactcccccctccccgctGCTTCTTCTTCCTGCTCTTTAAGCTCCAGCATTTAAGAAATGAGACTGCGGATTTCCACTTCCTGTTTGCCACTCTGCTGCCCTCTTGCACGCAATTTCCCATTTCCGTTTTTCCGCGCTCCGCATGCTCTCCGTATCtacggttggttttgtttttgtttttcgaaattttttttgtgtatatCCTCTCcgttttgcaaaataaatacGTGTCCTTAACTTACTactgattgtttttttccctagcGGCTAAGTTAGTAGATTGTTATCGACGGTGTCCCTACCCTACATGTACAAGTTATATTTTTCGTGTAAACTAGTGATAATAATATAGTTAAGGCGTATGAAAATCATATCCATACGATCCTCCTTGCAGTCGCGTACCGGGTCGTCGCCCTCCGAGGGAGATGCGCGGACTcgtgcatacacacacgcatgtCAATGCAAATATGTATCGCCACCATTCGCCATCGTCGTAACAAAAACTGTACGTTAATGTGTGTATATCATGTTTGCTTATAGGTAGTTGTATGTATAAATAGTACTTCTCTGGTACACACTCTGCCCACCCAAGTAAAACCTCTCCCAACCCATCCGAACCTACCCCATCTATCCCTGCTTTGCCAACGAAAA
This region of Anopheles coustani chromosome X, idAnoCousDA_361_x.2, whole genome shotgun sequence genomic DNA includes:
- the LOC131269225 gene encoding protein LST8 homolog; the protein is MATDALNEPLLVSGGYDHTIRVWQPYSGVCLRTMQHTDSQVNSIDISPKRNMLAACGYQHIRLYDLHSNYPIVNFEGVTKNVTSVGFQEDGKWMYTGGEDGKVRIWDMSSPNPSCKRIFDCQSPVNAVCLLPNQVELLMAHQGGGIYLWDVKSDQHDHLLPEVECSIQDVAVSPNGTYMAAVNNKGNCFVWTLSSSSAGGVGEADTQLTRPEAKLKIPAHEKYGLRCRFSPDSSMLVTCSGGSTARIYRTDTWALHAELRIERFWMWDAIFNNDSKYLFTASSDHTPRLWRIDTKTIEREYNGHSKAVTALAFRDERIDTPATESGLGLSSTH
- the LOC131269221 gene encoding xaa-Pro aminopeptidase ApepP, which codes for MKPTGNVLVALRNLMKSLPNNLGSISAYIIPSNDAHQSEYLAACDERRAFVSGFDGSAGTAVVTEQEALLWTDGRYYQQATNQMDANWTLMKDGLPTTPSIDAWLAKTLQPGSKVGVDANLITAAAWTGLQSSLRTAGCTLLPVAPNLVDLLWTERPAVPHNPLLPLATSRTGCTVADKLAIVREKMADRRASVLVVSALDEIAYLLNLRGSDIDYNPVFFSYVIVTPDALHLFIDAAQMHPAVEEHFRANGVSVDVRPYADVQTMLARLAEPTPDGAPLVWISSGSSYALAALVPEERRLNDITPINLMKAVKNDTEAAGMIACHIRDGVALCQYFAWLERCIRDGTPVDEISGADHLEQLRSRQADYKGLSFTTISASGPNGSIIHYHPLPETNRPITDHELYLCDSGAQYLDGTTDVTRTLHFGKPTAEEIRAFTHVLKGQIALGTAVFPRKTKGQFLDTIARKALWDFGLDYGHGTGHGIGHFLNVHEGPMGIGVRLMPNDPGLEENMFLSNEPGYYKRDQFGIRIEDIVQVVTANVGTNFDGRGALTFRTITMCPIQTRLIDVSLLTAKERDQLNAYHRIVRETLTPLLRDLQDTETLAWLERETAAI
- the LOC131268884 gene encoding cholesterol 7-desaturase nvd, which codes for MELNALSSWMEQQLRVLPGMATNGTLEELLLDTLIEWPWTPAFWLGALALTVCYGLYLFYYHAMVWKRDLTEIGYNHILDAARIGKSDRKRVDIVNRARRQRKIGSRLPPPYPNGWFSVLESEELAPGEAKSVDCLGQNLVVFRTHTGEVNVLDAYCPHLGANLGVGGIVRGDCIECPFHHWTFSGRDGQCTNIPYSRSGTVPKVAKLRKWVSREVNGFIFVWHHVDADAEPWSFNVVQEIEDGRWVYYGKNDFLVNCHIQDVPENGADVAHLAAVHGPNMLSGSDIRYSRAAWADFGMHSWLASWKAPEDGEASHVATMDLVHSFRIFNKLEVGKIDVRAFQIGPGYVQLMMNHGMGPFVVLQTVTPIEPLVQRVIHRFYAPRNAWNAIFQKFAIWAESVMFERDMMVWNHKQFIDNPLLIKEDRLIKAYRKWYSQFYSENSVSFVMAKEKLDW